AGAATCTGACTTTCAGAAATTCAATTATTGGTCCTGATATGAATGAAAAGGGTATTGGATTATTTAATTGGTTTATGAAACAGAATGACACAATTTCAGGGTATACCGGAGCAATTTGGACAGGTGTTACTACGCTGACATTGGCAAAAGCAATGGAACAAGCTATTAAAGAAGATTTGACCGGACTATACAATTTAGTAAACAACGAAAGCATCTCAAAATATGGTTTAATGCTGTTATTCAATAAATATTTTAAAAACAACAGTCTGGAAATTAAGAAAGATAATAAATTTCAACTCGATAAATCGTTGAGAAATTCACGGACAGATTTCGGTTTTATTGTTCCATCCTACGAGGAAATGATTATAGAGATGAAAGATTGGATTGAAAATCATTCTGAATTATATCCACATTATAAAAACATACAGTAATGAATAAATTAAACTTAATGACCTTTGTGGGAACACGACCTGAGATTATTAAATTATCTGAGGTAATAAAAAAGTGTGATATATATTTTAATCATACATTAGTGCACACAGGACAAAACTATGCATATACGCTGAATGAAATTTTCTTTAATGATTTGGAGTTGCGCGCTCCCGATTACTATTTAAACGTAGTTGGAGAAAATTTAGGCGAAACAATAGGTAATATAATTGCAAAGTCGTATAATCTATTAACAGATAAAAAGCCCGATGCAATATTGGTATTGGGAGATACAAATTCCGCTCTTATTGCAATTAGTGCAAAAAGATTAAAAATACCTATTTTCCACATGGAAGCCGGAAACAGATGTTTTGATGAAAATCTGCCCGAAGAAATTAATAGGAAAATTGTAGATCACATATCGGATATTAATCTTCCTTATACGGAACATGCACGCAGATATTTATTCTCGGAAGGACTAAGAAAAGAATATATATTCGTAACAGGATCACCAATGGCTGAGGTTTTGAAAGTACATTCACACAAAATAAACAATAGCAAAATATTATCCACAATAAAACTTGATAAAAAGAAATATATTTTGCTATCCGCACATAGAGAAGAAAATATTGATAACGAAAAGAATTTCTTTGAATTGATGAATTCAATAAACGAATTAGCGGCAACTTATCAAATTCCTGTAATATACAGCCTGCATCCGCGAAGCGAAAAATTTATCAAAGAAAGAAACTTTACATTCAATTCTTATGTAAGGACATTAGAACCATTTAGTTTTTCAGATTATAATTGCCTGCAAAAGAATGCTCTTTGCGTTGTTTCAGACAGCGGCACTTTAGCGGAAGAATCGGCAATGTTGCATTTTCCTGCCGTATCAATAAGAACATCTACCGAACGACCTGAAGCAATAGATAAAGGTGGATTTATTATAGGATCTATTTCCAAGAAATCTTTATTGCAAGCAGTAGAAATAGCAGTGTCGATGGAGCAAAATAAAGAGCCGGATGCTGCTGTTAATGATTACCAAGATGAAAATGTTTCGGTTAAAATTGTTAAGATAATCCAAAGTTATACAGACATTATTAATAGAAAGATTTGGAATAAATAATTATCTTATTTATGGATATTTTGTTTTTAATGCTCACGGCACCCGATTTTGGAAATCCCATGGAGGGTGGTATGTATAGTGAATTGGCAAAAACTTTCCTGGAAAAAGGACATAATGTTTTTCCGGTTGCACCCGCATTATCTTACAATAAAAAAACAGCAATTGTAAAAGAAGGCGATTTTGATGTATTACGCATTAATACTTTAGATTTATTTAGTGTTAGCTCCATTAAAAAAGGTATTGCCAACATTCTATTATCTTATCAATATAAAAAGGCTATTACAAAATATTATAAGAAATATAAATTTGATTTAATTATTGTTCCTACACCATCCGTACTTTTTGCCGATGTTGCGGTTTTTTTGAAGAAACACTTTAGTGCTGAAGTTTATTTAATACTTAGGGATATTTTTCCTCAAAATGCTGTTGATTTAAATATGATTAAAGAAAACAGCTTGATCTATAAGTTTTTTAGGAGTAAAGAGCAAAAGCTTTATAAAGTAGCCGACAAAATAGGTTGTTCTTCTCAAGCAAATATCGACTACGTAATTGCTCATAATCAGAATGTAGACAAAAATAAACTTCACATTTTATATAATTTTCAAAAAAAGACGGAAAGAAAATTACCCGATCCGGAAATTAAAGAAAAATACAATATTGATAATAAATTTGTAATTGTATTTGGCGGTAATTTTGGTATTCCGCAAAAGATTGAAAATGTTATTGCATTTGCCAAACGATGTGAAATATATCAGGATGTCGAATTATTTTTAATCGGTAAAGGAACTCAAAGACATAATGCTGAAAACTTAGTAAAAAAAGCAAATGTAATTAATATTAGATTTGTCGATTTTGTTCCTCTTAATGAATATAAATCATTACTCCAATTTTGTAGTATCGGATTAATAAGTTTAAATGAAAAATTTACCGTACCTAATACGCCATATAAATTATGCGACTATTTTGATGCCGGCATTCCTGTATTGGCATCAATAGATAGTGCTACAGATCTGGGGAAAATATTGGTAGAATCAAATACGGGACTATATTCCCAAGCCGGAAACACAGATCAATTAATATCTCAGCTTGAGATTTTATATAATGATAAAGATCTCAGAAGAAAGATGGGAAAAAACGGACAAAAATTTTACGATGATTATATGACAACAGAAGTTGCGTATAATGTAATTATGTCGAACATACTTAATCAGGAGGTTTAGTTATGGTGTCACCATTCGGATATGGTAATATTAACTAAAGAAATAAATAACTTTGCAACTGTAATTTTATTGAAATTATCACTATAGTCAACAAAGGAGAATATCACATGACTACCGATTTAACAAAAGAATCTAATTTCAAGCAATGGTTTTGCGAGCTTAAACTTCGTATACGTGAGAGTCAAATAAAGGCTGCAATAAAAGTAAATAGCGAATTGCTGCATTTGTATTGGGATTTAGGACGTGATATTATTACCAGAGAGATGGATGCAGTGTGGGGAAGCGGATTCTATTCACGTTTGAGTAAGGAGTTAAAGAACGAATTTCCAGATATGCAAGGATTTTCAGTTACTAATTTAAATTATTGTAAACGCTTTTACCAGTTTTATACAAATTACTCAGAACTTCAGCAACAAATTACAGAAAAATTCTACCCCCAAGCTGAGGGCAGAATCCAATTAGCTGATAATGATAACGATATAATTCACCCCCAACTTGGGGGTGAATTTCAAATAAATCCATTATTCTTAATTCCATGGGGTCATCAAAAATTGATAGAGTCGCGCAGTTTTAATAAATTTTATTGGAGTAGATTTATATCAATGTTATTAATAATTTAACAAAATATGGCAAAAACCAATAAAATAATTGTATCAAACACAGAGATTGCAGTTACACAACTAAATAATGAAGATTATATTTGTATAACTGACATGGCAAAGGCAAAAGAAGGAGATGCCCGTGCCGCGGATATCATCAAAAACTGGATACGTACCCGAACAACGCTTGAGTTTTTAGGAACTTGGGAAGAAATGTATAATCCTAATTTTAAAGTGGTCGAATTTGACCACTTTAAAATGCAGGCAGGTTTGCCAAGTTTTGTGTTAAGTGTAAGTCAATGGGTAGAAACAACCAACGCTATAGGAATTTATGTTAAACAAGGAAAGTACGGTGGAACATATGCTCATAAAGACATAGCCTTTGAATTTGGATCTGCCGTTAGCGCTATTTTCAGACTTTTCTTGATCAAAGAATTTCAACGCCTTAAAAATGACGAGAATAACCGCTTGTCGTTAGAGTGGAATCTGCAACGCACTTTGTCAAAAATCAACTATAAAATTCATACAGATGCAATCAAAGAAAATCTTATTCCACAAAAAATAACGAAACAACAAACAAGTATTATTTATGCAAATGAAGCTGATTTATTGAATGTTGCATTATTCGGCATGACGGCCAAAGAATGGCGAGAAAAAAATTCTGATAAAAGCGGAAATATCAGAGATTTTGCCACGCTGGAACAACTTGTTGTATTGAGTAATATGGAAAGCATCAATGCATTACTCATTCAACAAAATCTTTCACAAGGAGAAAGATTAATTCAATTAAATAAAGTTGCAATCACTCAAATGAAGTCTTTGATTGATAACGACAAAATTAAACGGTTAAAGTAAAAAAATAACAAATCAGAAATGTATAAACACTTCTTTAAACGTTTCCTCGATTTTTTCTTATCCCTAATAGGTTTTATAATAATATCCCCTTTTTTTGTTATTATTACCGTACTTTTGTTGTTTGCAAATAACGGCAAACCGTTTTTCATCCAAAAACGTCCCGGTAAAAACGAAAAGATTTTCAAGATTATCAAATTCAAAACAATGAACGATAAAAAAGATAAAAATGGAAATTTATTGCCGGATAAAGATAGATTGACCAAAGTCGGTAATTTTATTAGAAAAACATCATTAGATGAAATACCGCAACTATTAAATGTAATAAAAGGAGATATGAGTTTGGTAGGTCCAAGGCCTTTAATTCCGGAATACATTCCATTATATAATCCGGAGCAAAAAAGAAGGCATGATGTTCGTCCCGGAATTACCGGTTGGGCGCAGGTCAATGGAAGAAATGCAATATCTTGGAAACAGAAATTTGAATATGATATCTGGTATGTTGACAACATTTCATTTAAACTCGATATAAAAATATTATTTTTGACGATAAAAAAAATCTTTCTTAAAGAAGGCATCAGTAAAGAAGGAGAAGTTACAACTGTTGCCTTTAATGGAAACAATTAATAATTTTAAGTAATGAAACCGACACTGAATATTACACCTGAGAGAATGAATAAAATTTGTCGGCTGCATATAACGATTAAAACAAAAATAAACGATTAAATTTATATTCGCATGAAAATAAATATTATTGAATATTTTATAGAAACTGTTTTAAATAACAAAAATAAAACAGCGGTTATTGACGGAGAAAGAAGTATTACTTTTGAAGAACTTGATAAATATTCCAGAAAATTAGCGGCATTAATAATTCAAAAGAAAGATATTAAGAATTTACCTGTTGCAGTATATTTACCGAAAAGTATTGAATCGGTATGTGCTAACATGGCAATTACATATAGCGGCAACATTTATATGAATTTAGATATTAAAACTCCGGCAGAGAGAATAAAAAATATTCTGGAATTAATATCACCGGCTATTTTAATAACTAATTCAAATCTGATAAAAAACATTGAGTTAATAATTCCGCAAAATGTAATAGTCATTAATATTGATGAAGATATTCAAGATGGTGGAACTTACGAACAAGAATATTTGATTAAACGTATTTCAAATCTTATTGATACCGATCCGTATTGTATAATAAATACATCGGGTTCAACCGGAACACCTAAGGGAGTTGCTTTGAACCATAAAAGTTTCTTCGACTTCATTGAGTGGTCGGTTGATACTTTGCATATCGGGAATGAAGAAGTAATCGGTTCTTTATCGCCGCTTGTTTTTGACATCTATAGTCATGAATTATGTATGATGATGGCAAAATCAAGCACAATAGTAATAATCCCCGATTCTTTATCGGCTTTTCCTGCTGCCATATTGAATTTAATGCAAAAGCATAATGGTACCTATATCTTTTGGGTACCAACAATAATGGTAAATATTGCTAATATGGATTTATTGTCAAAAGTAAGTTTACCTTCCTTAAAAAAGATTTGGTTTGCAGGTGAAGTTTTTCCGACAAAACAGTTTAATTATTGGAGAAAAAGCTTGCCTGATTGTATGTTTGTTAATCTATACGGACCTATAGAAATTACGCTTGATTGCACGTACTATATTGTTGAAAGAGAAATCTCTGATGATGAACCTATTCCAATCGGATATCCTTGTAGAAATACAGATATAATTATCTTAAACGAGAAAAATAAAAAGGTATCGGACGGGGAAGAAGGAGAATTATGTGTGCGTGGCACATCCTTAGCTCTAGGATATTATAACAATTGGGAAAAAACAAATGCGGCCTTTGTGCAAAATCCATTAAACAGTGCTTATCCCGAAATTATTTATAGAACAGGAGATATTGTTTTTACTAATAATTTGGGTGAAATTGTTTTTAAAGGCAGAAAAGACAGTTTAATAAAACATTTAGGTTATAGGATAGAACTTGGAGAAATAGAACACGTTGTAGTCAATCAATTGAAACTAGTAAAGAACTGTTGCGTTGTTTATAATTATAAGAAAAAAGAGATAACATTAATTTATGAAACTCCTGAACCTATGGATGTTTCCGACATGCGTAAAAAGCTTTCTGCAGTCTTTGCAAAATATATGATTCCTACGGGTTTTATTCACATGTTGGAATTACCGCGAAATACAAATGGGAAAATAGACAGGTTACTTTTATCAAAAAACATAAATGAATAAAGTAAATTCATATCAAGAAATAGTCAGCAAAATAAGCGAGATAAGAAATTATAAGAAAAAGTATATTACAAACTTTTACTTAGATGAAGCCCGCTGTAATTTTCTGTTTGAAGAAAATTGTTTATTCTCCGCATTAATTGGAGAAACTTATTTTATATTTCAAATTGATGATAACTTTTATCATTTATATTATTGTTCATCTGATAATGAAAGTTTAAAATCTGATATTAAAAGTTTTATCGACCAATACCATGAAAACAAAATTATTATGGTAGATATTATTGGGAACGAAGAGCAAATAGTGCCTGTAAAGACTAATTTTATGGAATCCGGTTTTACCTCATATCAATTATTGAATAGAATGAGTAAAGTAACAATACCTGATGATATTGTAGAGTTGGAGGACAAAAATATTATTAGTGCAACAAATAAAGATATTGTTGTTGTGAAAAATTATCTTGATGAATTCTTTGATAAATATTCGGAACAAATTCCCACATTAAAAGAGTTGCAAATATGGACAAAAGAAGATTCTATTTTAGTCTATAAAAAAAATAATGTAATTTTGGGCTTTATAATATTTGAGATAAAAGGCGTTACTTCGTACCTGCGTTATTGGTTTGTTCATCCCGAATATAGAGAAAATAAAATTGGTGCTAAACTTCTGAAAGAATATTTTCTCAAAAGCAAAAACACCAAAAGACAACTATTTTGGGTAATAACTTCAAACGAGAATGCTATAAAAAGATATGTTCATTACGGTTTCTTACCGGAAAAAATATATGATGAAATACTAATGTATAAAAAATAATAAATACTATGAATAAGAGGATTATCGAGATACTTTCGGAATTACGTCCTGAATTTGATTTTTCCGAAAATGTTAACTTTATTGAAGAAGGAATGTTGGATTCCTTCGACGTTATTAATTTAGTTACAAGCTTGGATCAAGAATATAATATTTCTATAGACGGAATGGATATATTGCCTGAAAATTTTTCTTCAGTAGAAAGTATCATTAAATTGTTAAGAAAAAACGGAGTAAAATAATGAATTAAGAAAATGAATTTACTTTTTAAAAACAAAAAGATTTCGGGAATACTTACCGTTCTTCCTTCAAAAGAAGTTTTGTTTGAAGACGAAATCGAAAATTATAACTTTTCTGCTGCAAAATCTATGAAGCTTAAAATGGCAATGGGTTATAACAAACATAGAATTGTAGATGAAGATACTTCTGTTTCGGATTTATGTGTTTATGGACTGAGACATCTGTTGGATCATAACTTATTGAAAAAAGAAGATATTGATGCGCTGATTTTAGTAACACAATCTCCCGATTATTTTATGCCTGCAACAAGTAGTGTTATTCATGGCGAATTAGAATTAGGCAGAGATGTTTTCTGTATGGATATTAACCAAGGGTGTGCCGGTTACATTGTAGGGCTTATTCAGTCATTTATGCTTCTGGAACAAGAGCAAATAAATAAAGTTGTTCTGTTAAATGCCGATATATTAAGCCGAAAAGTTTCTAAACGCGATAGAAACAGCAATCCGTTAATAGGCGATGCTGCAACAATTACAATAGTTGAAAAATCCGAAACTCCGAATACTATTTACGGAACAATAAAAATGGATGGATCTTCTTCAGATGCTTTAATGATTCCTGCGGGAGGATTTAAAATGCCGGCAAATGCAGAAACTTCTGTTATGCATGAAGATGCGGCAGGAAATTTCAGGTCTTTGGAAAATTTAGTTATGAAAGGCGATGAAGTCTTTAACTTTGTACAAACAGAAGTTCCGCCTATGATTGAGGAATTATTATCCTATGCAAGACAAAATAAAGATGACATAGATTGGTATATGTTTCATCAGCCCAATAGGTTTATGTTAAATAAACTGGCAGACAAATTAGGCGTTCCGCATGCTAAAATGCCGTCGAACATTGTAGAAAACTTCGGAAATGCAAGCGGTGCAACAATACCTACTAATATCAGCTATAACATAGGAAAAGAATTGGAAAATAAACAATTCCGTTTTTGTTTGTCGGGTTTCGGCGTAGGACTTACTTGGGGAGCGTTACTTATGGATATTGGAAATGTTGATTTCAATGAGATTATTTACTATTAAAATAAATTATTATGGAAAAAATTTATGAAGAACTCGCAGAATTGCTTGAAGTTGATAATATCAACGACGATGATGTTTTAAAAGAGTTTGAAGCTTGGGATTCACTAACAATTTTGTCGATAATTGCTTTAGCTTCGGAAAACTATAACAAGACTTTGCTTGCAAAAGACATCAATGGAGCAGAGAATGTCGGAAATTTAATAGCTTTAATTACAGCATGAAGATAATAAATCCGTTAGACTTAACCGGCAGAAAATATCTTATTACAGGAGCAGCTTCGGGAATAGGAAGAGCAAGCAGTGTCTTTTTATCACAATTGGGAGCAGAATTGATTTTAGTTGATATTAATGCTCAGGAATTGGAAAAAACCGCTAGTTCATGCCCTTCAAAGGTATTATTAGTTGCATGTGATTTATTGGATATACCAAAACTGAAAGAATCAATTATTAACGCAGTCTCGGATTTTGGTAAAATACATGGTTTGGTTCACATAGCAGGAAAATCATATATTTCTCCATTAAAAGCAATAAGCGAAAATGGAGTATTGGATACATTTAAGTTAAATACCTATGCCGGACTGGAATTAGCTAAATTGTTCATAAATAAGAAAATTTATGCAGGAGAACACGGTTCAATTGTATTTATTTCTTCTGTTTACGGAATAGTAGGGTCACCGGCAAATGTCGGATATGCGGTTTCAAAGGCAGGAATTATTGGCGCTACTAAGGCTCTGGCAATGGAGTTGGCGCCTCAAAAAATAAGAGTTAACTGCGTTGCACCGGGTTTTGTTAAAACCAAAATGATGGATTCTAACACGGGATCTTTCGATGATAATTATTTGTCTGTTTTGGATAATTTACATCCTTTGGGACTCGGTGAACCTGAGGATATTGCCAATGCAATTTCTTTCATGCTATCGGATATGTCAAAATGGATTACAGGCGCAGTTATGAATGTAGATGGTGGTTTTACTGCCCAATAAATGTTTTATATGGATAATAAAGAATATATTTTAGTTACAGGTGCTTCTTCCGGAATGGGTAGGGAGATTGCAATAAAATTATCTGAATACAACAACATTATATTGAATGGAAGGGATTTAGAACGTTTAGAAGAAACAAAAAATCATTGTTCATCGAGTCATACCCATTTAATATGGCAGTATGATCTGTTTAATGTTGAAGACGTAGAGCAATCGCTTATTGAATTTTTAAAGGTAAACGATATTAAAGTTAATAAATTTGTTCATTGTGCAGGATTTATGAGTACATATCCGTTGAAAATGGTTAATTTATCATTAATACAAAAGACTTTCAATGTAAATGTATTCTCAGCTTTATTAATTACTAAAGTTCTTTCTAATAAAAAAGTCAATGAAAAATCATTGTCGGCAGTTGTATTAATTTCGAGCAATATTAGCAATTTCGGAGCAAAAGCCTTTAGTGCATACGGAGCATCAAAAGGAGCATTAGATTCCATGATGCGCTCCTTAGCTGTTGAATTAGCTCCTAATGTAAGGGTAAATTCAGTTCTTCCGGGCGGAGTAAGAACAACAATGACAGAACACATGTATCAAGATGAGGAACTAATCTCAAGAATGGCTTCATCATATCCGCTTGGCTTAGGAGACGTTACAGATATATATGAAGTTGTGAATTTCTTACTGTCGGAAAAAGCTAAATGGATTACAGGACAACAAATTACAGTCGACGGAGGAAGAACGATTAATATTTCAGGTTAATGCAACTCGAAATACTTAAACTTATTAACAGCCCTGTTCCGTCAAATTGTTACATAATTTTTAGTGAGAATACTAAAAATTGTATTATAGTTGATCCCGGTAGTTTTTCGTCCGACATATTAATGTCCGAATTACTTAATGGGAATTTAACGCCTCAATACATTATTCTTACTCATGAACATTTCGATCATATTTGGGGGTGTAATGAATTGATAAAAAATTTTAACCCGACAATAATTTGCTCTGCTGCATGTGCCGAAAGAATAATAGACCCTAAAAAGAATCTTTCTTTATTTTATGATCAACAAGGATTTTCTGTGTCGGGTAATATTTTATTGATTGAAAACTTGAATTATTCCTTAGAATGGGAAAAGAATAAAATAGATTTCTTTATTTCTGAAGGTCATACAGATGCCGGTATATGTTTTTATTTTGACAAAAATATTTTTACGGGCGATACACTTATTGAAGGAGAAAAAACAGTAACAAAACTA
The DNA window shown above is from Bacteroidales bacterium and carries:
- a CDS encoding sugar nucleotide-binding protein → MKILVLGSIGMAGHTITLYFKERGYDVTAFSISSFPYVENNIIGDAFDQKLFEKIITDGKYDVIINCIGLLNQIAEQNQAKAVYLNSYLPHLICDTLRDKKTKLIHMSTDCVFKGNTGPYFENSLRDGLTFYDRSKALGEVEDNKNLTFRNSIIGPDMNEKGIGLFNWFMKQNDTISGYTGAIWTGVTTLTLAKAMEQAIKEDLTGLYNLVNNESISKYGLMLLFNKYFKNNSLEIKKDNKFQLDKSLRNSRTDFGFIVPSYEEMIIEMKDWIENHSELYPHYKNIQ
- a CDS encoding KilA-N domain-containing protein — encoded protein: MAKTNKIIVSNTEIAVTQLNNEDYICITDMAKAKEGDARAADIIKNWIRTRTTLEFLGTWEEMYNPNFKVVEFDHFKMQAGLPSFVLSVSQWVETTNAIGIYVKQGKYGGTYAHKDIAFEFGSAVSAIFRLFLIKEFQRLKNDENNRLSLEWNLQRTLSKINYKIHTDAIKENLIPQKITKQQTSIIYANEADLLNVALFGMTAKEWREKNSDKSGNIRDFATLEQLVVLSNMESINALLIQQNLSQGERLIQLNKVAITQMKSLIDNDKIKRLK
- a CDS encoding MBL fold metallo-hydrolase, producing MQLEILKLINSPVPSNCYIIFSENTKNCIIVDPGSFSSDILMSELLNGNLTPQYIILTHEHFDHIWGCNELIKNFNPTIICSAACAERIIDPKKNLSLFYDQQGFSVSGNILLIENLNYSLEWEKNKIDFFISEGHTDAGICFYFDKNIFTGDTLIEGEKTVTKLFCGSKKNLLKTIDKIKEFQNNGYEVFPGHGNTFFLDGYDLNKML
- a CDS encoding SDR family oxidoreductase, with the translated sequence MKIINPLDLTGRKYLITGAASGIGRASSVFLSQLGAELILVDINAQELEKTASSCPSKVLLVACDLLDIPKLKESIINAVSDFGKIHGLVHIAGKSYISPLKAISENGVLDTFKLNTYAGLELAKLFINKKIYAGEHGSIVFISSVYGIVGSPANVGYAVSKAGIIGATKALAMELAPQKIRVNCVAPGFVKTKMMDSNTGSFDDNYLSVLDNLHPLGLGEPEDIANAISFMLSDMSKWITGAVMNVDGGFTAQ
- a CDS encoding acyl carrier protein; protein product: MNKRIIEILSELRPEFDFSENVNFIEEGMLDSFDVINLVTSLDQEYNISIDGMDILPENFSSVESIIKLLRKNGVK
- a CDS encoding glycosyltransferase family 4 protein: MDILFLMLTAPDFGNPMEGGMYSELAKTFLEKGHNVFPVAPALSYNKKTAIVKEGDFDVLRINTLDLFSVSSIKKGIANILLSYQYKKAITKYYKKYKFDLIIVPTPSVLFADVAVFLKKHFSAEVYLILRDIFPQNAVDLNMIKENSLIYKFFRSKEQKLYKVADKIGCSSQANIDYVIAHNQNVDKNKLHILYNFQKKTERKLPDPEIKEKYNIDNKFVIVFGGNFGIPQKIENVIAFAKRCEIYQDVELFLIGKGTQRHNAENLVKKANVINIRFVDFVPLNEYKSLLQFCSIGLISLNEKFTVPNTPYKLCDYFDAGIPVLASIDSATDLGKILVESNTGLYSQAGNTDQLISQLEILYNDKDLRRKMGKNGQKFYDDYMTTEVAYNVIMSNILNQEV
- a CDS encoding ketoacyl-ACP synthase III, which gives rise to MNLLFKNKKISGILTVLPSKEVLFEDEIENYNFSAAKSMKLKMAMGYNKHRIVDEDTSVSDLCVYGLRHLLDHNLLKKEDIDALILVTQSPDYFMPATSSVIHGELELGRDVFCMDINQGCAGYIVGLIQSFMLLEQEQINKVVLLNADILSRKVSKRDRNSNPLIGDAATITIVEKSETPNTIYGTIKMDGSSSDALMIPAGGFKMPANAETSVMHEDAAGNFRSLENLVMKGDEVFNFVQTEVPPMIEELLSYARQNKDDIDWYMFHQPNRFMLNKLADKLGVPHAKMPSNIVENFGNASGATIPTNISYNIGKELENKQFRFCLSGFGVGLTWGALLMDIGNVDFNEIIYY
- the wecB gene encoding UDP-N-acetylglucosamine 2-epimerase (non-hydrolyzing); the protein is MNKLNLMTFVGTRPEIIKLSEVIKKCDIYFNHTLVHTGQNYAYTLNEIFFNDLELRAPDYYLNVVGENLGETIGNIIAKSYNLLTDKKPDAILVLGDTNSALIAISAKRLKIPIFHMEAGNRCFDENLPEEINRKIVDHISDINLPYTEHARRYLFSEGLRKEYIFVTGSPMAEVLKVHSHKINNSKILSTIKLDKKKYILLSAHREENIDNEKNFFELMNSINELAATYQIPVIYSLHPRSEKFIKERNFTFNSYVRTLEPFSFSDYNCLQKNALCVVSDSGTLAEESAMLHFPAVSIRTSTERPEAIDKGGFIIGSISKKSLLQAVEIAVSMEQNKEPDAAVNDYQDENVSVKIVKIIQSYTDIINRKIWNK
- a CDS encoding phosphopantetheine-binding protein; this encodes MEKIYEELAELLEVDNINDDDVLKEFEAWDSLTILSIIALASENYNKTLLAKDINGAENVGNLIALITA
- a CDS encoding amino acid adenylation domain-containing protein; this encodes MKINIIEYFIETVLNNKNKTAVIDGERSITFEELDKYSRKLAALIIQKKDIKNLPVAVYLPKSIESVCANMAITYSGNIYMNLDIKTPAERIKNILELISPAILITNSNLIKNIELIIPQNVIVINIDEDIQDGGTYEQEYLIKRISNLIDTDPYCIINTSGSTGTPKGVALNHKSFFDFIEWSVDTLHIGNEEVIGSLSPLVFDIYSHELCMMMAKSSTIVIIPDSLSAFPAAILNLMQKHNGTYIFWVPTIMVNIANMDLLSKVSLPSLKKIWFAGEVFPTKQFNYWRKSLPDCMFVNLYGPIEITLDCTYYIVEREISDDEPIPIGYPCRNTDIIILNEKNKKVSDGEEGELCVRGTSLALGYYNNWEKTNAAFVQNPLNSAYPEIIYRTGDIVFTNNLGEIVFKGRKDSLIKHLGYRIELGEIEHVVVNQLKLVKNCCVVYNYKKKEITLIYETPEPMDVSDMRKKLSAVFAKYMIPTGFIHMLELPRNTNGKIDRLLLSKNINE
- a CDS encoding DUF1016 N-terminal domain-containing protein, which translates into the protein MTTDLTKESNFKQWFCELKLRIRESQIKAAIKVNSELLHLYWDLGRDIITREMDAVWGSGFYSRLSKELKNEFPDMQGFSVTNLNYCKRFYQFYTNYSELQQQITEKFYPQAEGRIQLADNDNDIIHPQLGGEFQINPLFLIPWGHQKLIESRSFNKFYWSRFISMLLII
- a CDS encoding sugar transferase encodes the protein MYKHFFKRFLDFFLSLIGFIIISPFFVIITVLLLFANNGKPFFIQKRPGKNEKIFKIIKFKTMNDKKDKNGNLLPDKDRLTKVGNFIRKTSLDEIPQLLNVIKGDMSLVGPRPLIPEYIPLYNPEQKRRHDVRPGITGWAQVNGRNAISWKQKFEYDIWYVDNISFKLDIKILFLTIKKIFLKEGISKEGEVTTVAFNGNN
- a CDS encoding GNAT family N-acetyltransferase, which encodes MNKVNSYQEIVSKISEIRNYKKKYITNFYLDEARCNFLFEENCLFSALIGETYFIFQIDDNFYHLYYCSSDNESLKSDIKSFIDQYHENKIIMVDIIGNEEQIVPVKTNFMESGFTSYQLLNRMSKVTIPDDIVELEDKNIISATNKDIVVVKNYLDEFFDKYSEQIPTLKELQIWTKEDSILVYKKNNVILGFIIFEIKGVTSYLRYWFVHPEYRENKIGAKLLKEYFLKSKNTKRQLFWVITSNENAIKRYVHYGFLPEKIYDEILMYKK
- a CDS encoding SDR family oxidoreductase, whose product is MDNKEYILVTGASSGMGREIAIKLSEYNNIILNGRDLERLEETKNHCSSSHTHLIWQYDLFNVEDVEQSLIEFLKVNDIKVNKFVHCAGFMSTYPLKMVNLSLIQKTFNVNVFSALLITKVLSNKKVNEKSLSAVVLISSNISNFGAKAFSAYGASKGALDSMMRSLAVELAPNVRVNSVLPGGVRTTMTEHMYQDEELISRMASSYPLGLGDVTDIYEVVNFLLSEKAKWITGQQITVDGGRTINISG